The Ricinus communis isolate WT05 ecotype wild-type chromosome 8, ASM1957865v1, whole genome shotgun sequence sequence TGCTAAGCTTGTCATATTAATTAGCGTCATGCTCAGACACCCCATGGAAATTGAGTgcttcaatatatttttttgtgcatggtataattattttacaccTGAGATTGCGTTAATTATAGAACATGATTGCTATCATCACAAAAGATGGTAGATGTATATTCAGAAAAAACTCCAGTAGTGGATCTTAtcttatatacatatataccaTCTGTTGAGGTGATGGCACCCGTTCTCTTTATGTGACATTTTATCATATGACAATCTTTGTACCTTCAATGCTACTATGAAAAGAATAGCAACCATAGGATGCCTATTTCCCTACTTGTTAAGGTGTATCTTGATTTTCACTCTTTTTCTTGTTCGGCCTGGCTTATTGCAGGAGTTCATTAATTGAAGATCTTCCCAGGACCGAAAATGTTCAGGATTCATTTTGTTTTGAGCCAGAATTGGAAAATGATATGGTACATGGTGATAGTATCTTGACAGACATGAATTTAGATACACCCAGTATTTCTAGTGATACGCAGAGTGTGGGAAGCTCCAAGTATCTCAAAATACATGCATTTTCTCCATCGatggagaaagagaaaatttcTGGTCTGCAGTTTGTTCCATGCAATTCAGAAGAAAAGCATTGCCGACTAATAACGGTGAGATTTTCCACCTATGTATTAGTTATAACACACTtgtttttattcattattttttccatAATCTGGTAGAATTCATGGTTATTGTGCATCTCCATGAAACTTAAAATAACAGAACcagttttttagttttattttttcctttattccATATTTTTAGGACAAGCTCTGATGATATAAGAGCCCTTTCCTATACTTATGTCAGGCATGAAGTAAGCGGTTAATTAACTCTTAGATTTTGGCTTCTGTGCTAAATGAAATGACTCAAAAGTTTAGAAGACAGGGCTTATGTGGGTTCATGTGTGTGCTTGTTCTTTGATAAGATCCAATTTAAGCTTTAATGGGAGTCGAGAAaatgtcttttttctttcttttgctttgTGATTTTAGGAACGCTGTTGAAAATAAAGTGCAGTTAGAATTGTGTGTATTATGGAACCAATTTTCATCCTTTGGGTaatctgaatttttttttcaaggcACCACATGTTGAAGTCCTGGTACCTTCTGAGCATGAcagtataaaagaaaatgtggaTGAGGAAACATCTCTTGAAGAATCTGTTTTACAGGAGATGGAAATGGTCATGTCACAGGTATATTAAGTAGCTGTAAAAAAACTCTAGGAGTCTGTTAAGCAAGCTAAATACTAATACTTTTGCATTTCAATCTGATCAGTTGACTGACAAGACCCGGATTTGCTTCCGTGATGCCTTGTACCGTCTGGCCAAGAACTCGAGGCAGAATGTGGTAACAAAGAACCAAAATGGAAACCTTCAGTTGGCAATATCTCAGTGGACTGATCAAGATTGTAAAATAAGGTATTTTGCATATTATATGCCATCTACTTATAGTTTCTGTAtgctttcttgtcttattTTCACTTCAAGGCTTGATATCAATATCTTAAGGCATCTCTGATATATCATCTGCAACTAAGTATGATCGAATATTGGCAATCCAAACAGAGTAGCTATACAAAATGGTTTTCTGTagataattttctttcttaatttgtGTGAGATTGTCTCTATGCATGGATTATGTCTCTCCAGTAGTAGCCCCGAATTATGTTGAGCTAAAGGATTGGCCTTGTCTATTTTCATCTTCCGTAGTCTTTATTTGACTTCCACATCAAATAGGATTATTCAGTAGCATAAcgaaatcaattaaatatgcAATTTGGCTTTACAAATAGAAGCATAATGATGGTTTATGATTTGGGTGTTAAAGCCACTGCTTAATTAAGTTATATTCTCGCATTTGTATCTGAGCTATGTGTTGATCAAAATGCAAACTTTGTATTCAGGcctagagaaaagaaaaccatgGAATTGGAGACCAACACCATAGACAGAGCCATCGCAAACCTCAT is a genomic window containing:
- the LOC8283401 gene encoding protein LNK3; this translates as MDWYFVSSDELSDRFPSPESWAEWGISEPESFNFPNKVSAVDASLTQEELNFNGENLCSEVEMESSTYDKDQTSSTSTGGEFSAEFLHRTALSCDQLAYQLDGLAQFDQMDDLFLSSLIEDLPRTENVQDSFCFEPELENDMVHGDSILTDMNLDTPSISSDTQSVGSSKYLKIHAFSPSMEKEKISGLQFVPCNSEEKHCRLITAPHVEVLVPSEHDSIKENVDEETSLEESVLQEMEMVMSQLTDKTRICFRDALYRLAKNSRQNVVTKNQNGNLQLAISQWTDQDCKIRPREKKTMELETNTIDRAIANLMFNKMDINVHDYSVQRSTTSNQEILKTTRPRNYSVNEPQIHGLPCYSNYSRDAEGLILCQGHSPKRQFPT